A genomic window from Halomonas sp. LR3S48 includes:
- a CDS encoding ABC transporter permease: protein MLVGVAAWLTLDAVNVAPNRIVPGSPYSALDVMHGWPAVLLTVPMLAVAVLAWQPTHKGLRLSLAAVVALLTLLPLWLSAATAVLVEPDMPQARVGIGASLWLVLFLLLLALIELRTRLGLSRPMGWLLLVPMMAGWWLALTLWLEPLALQREYQARSDQFMSALATHLVLVGAAVGASLVLASLLALVMRRHPGVRRVGFGVLNFLQTIPSLALFGLLLAPLAWLGSRIDGLAAVGVSGIGWAPAFLALLGYSLLPMVRNIHVALEEVDPAVIESARGMGMSRRQVFLQVRLPLALPVVLEGIRITTVQAIGLTAVAALIGAGGLGTFIFQGLGQAAMDMVLLGALPIIALALIADALFGSLSERFRPGGAA, encoded by the coding sequence ATGCTGGTCGGCGTGGCGGCATGGCTCACGCTCGATGCGGTGAACGTTGCGCCCAATCGGATCGTGCCCGGTTCTCCCTATTCGGCCTTGGACGTCATGCACGGCTGGCCGGCTGTGCTCTTGACCGTGCCGATGCTCGCCGTGGCGGTATTGGCCTGGCAGCCGACCCACAAGGGCCTGAGGCTGTCGCTGGCCGCCGTGGTGGCGCTGCTGACACTGTTGCCGCTGTGGCTCTCGGCGGCGACAGCGGTTCTGGTCGAGCCGGACATGCCCCAGGCGCGTGTCGGCATCGGGGCTTCCCTCTGGCTGGTGCTTTTCCTGCTGTTGCTGGCGCTGATCGAGCTGCGCACGCGGCTGGGGCTGTCTCGGCCCATGGGCTGGTTGCTATTAGTGCCGATGATGGCGGGCTGGTGGCTGGCGCTCACGCTATGGCTGGAGCCGCTGGCACTGCAGCGCGAGTACCAGGCTCGCAGCGACCAGTTCATGAGCGCCCTGGCTACGCACCTGGTACTGGTGGGGGCCGCGGTGGGTGCCAGCCTGGTGCTGGCCTCGCTGTTGGCGCTGGTCATGCGGCGGCATCCCGGGGTTCGACGAGTCGGATTCGGCGTGCTCAACTTCCTGCAGACCATTCCCAGCCTGGCGCTGTTCGGCCTGCTGCTGGCCCCGCTTGCCTGGCTCGGTTCGCGCATCGATGGGCTTGCCGCGGTCGGCGTCAGTGGTATCGGCTGGGCGCCGGCGTTTCTCGCCCTGCTCGGCTACAGCCTGCTGCCGATGGTGCGCAACATCCACGTGGCGCTCGAAGAAGTGGATCCCGCGGTAATCGAGTCGGCCCGCGGCATGGGCATGAGTCGACGGCAGGTCTTCCTGCAGGTGCGCCTGCCACTGGCGCTGCCGGTGGTGCTGGAGGGCATACGCATCACCACGGTCCAGGCCATTGGACTCACGGCGGTGGCGGCGCTGATCGGTGCCGGGGGGCTTGGAACCTTCATCTTTCAAGGATTGGGACAGGCGGCCATGGATATGGTACTGCTCGGCGCCTTGCCGATCATCGCTTTGGCGCTGATAGCCGATGCACTGTTCGGCTCCCTGAGTGAACGATTTCGCCCTGGAGGGGCAGCATGA
- a CDS encoding ABC transporter ATP-binding protein, giving the protein MIELFGVTKRFGNETAVDDISLRVEKGELCALVGTSGCGKSTTLRMINRLIEHDGGEIHLDGQPVRNFDEVALRRRIGYVIQSTGLFPHWTVARNIGLVPRLLKWPKGRVRERVEELMRLLGLPVAEFADKYPRQLSGGQAQRVGVARALAADPDILLMDEPFGALDPITRESLQHEMRELQARLHKTIVFVTHDMDEALALADRLVVMRQGRIVQQGKPIELLHNPVNPFVESLLGGMDRGLKEAALIQVGERMLPLGPRLLASERIAYAASLSQALSVMLWHQVDRLTVVDEEDIPIGELSLRRLLGAKAS; this is encoded by the coding sequence ATGATCGAACTGTTCGGCGTGACCAAGCGCTTCGGCAACGAGACCGCCGTCGACGACATCTCGCTGCGGGTCGAGAAGGGCGAACTGTGTGCGTTGGTCGGCACCTCCGGCTGTGGCAAGTCGACCACACTGCGCATGATCAACCGCTTGATCGAACATGATGGTGGCGAAATCCACCTGGACGGACAGCCGGTGCGCAACTTCGACGAGGTGGCGCTGCGCCGGCGCATCGGCTACGTCATCCAGAGTACCGGGCTGTTTCCCCACTGGACGGTAGCGCGCAACATCGGCCTGGTGCCGCGACTGCTCAAGTGGCCCAAGGGGCGGGTGCGTGAGCGGGTCGAAGAACTGATGCGGCTGCTGGGGCTGCCGGTAGCCGAGTTCGCCGACAAGTACCCGCGCCAGCTCTCCGGCGGTCAGGCGCAGCGTGTGGGCGTTGCCCGGGCGCTGGCCGCGGACCCAGACATCCTGCTGATGGACGAACCCTTCGGAGCACTGGATCCGATCACTCGAGAGTCGTTGCAGCATGAAATGCGCGAGCTTCAGGCGCGGCTGCACAAGACTATCGTCTTCGTCACCCATGACATGGACGAGGCGTTGGCGCTGGCCGACCGGCTGGTGGTGATGCGCCAGGGCCGGATCGTGCAGCAGGGCAAGCCGATCGAGTTGCTGCACAATCCGGTCAATCCCTTCGTCGAGTCGCTGCTGGGTGGCATGGACCGCGGCCTCAAGGAGGCGGCGCTGATCCAGGTCGGCGAACGCATGTTGCCGCTGGGGCCGCGCTTGCTGGCCAGCGAGCGGATTGCCTATGCGGCGTCGCTGAGCCAGGCCCTGTCGGTCATGCTGTGGCACCAGGTGGATCGCCTGACGGTGGTCGACGAGGAGGACATTCCCATTGGCGAACTGTCGCTGCGTCGCCTGCTTGGGGCCAAGGCGTCATGA